The window TTTATCTTGCAACGTGCCAAGAAAATTTATGGGATCTCTCGGCCATGTCTGCAACCGGTCGACGCGTTATAGAACTGGAGCATAGCATTAGCCTTGAGGCATttgacaaagaagagcttcCCAATGCTTGCACATCTGTTCCTCTTGATGAGATGCGGATTCGTGATTCGATTATTACTAAACCAAGAGAGACGCAAACTGATGGATTTGGGGAGAGTTTACCATACATACGGGTTTCTTTCTTATATGCAAGATCAGGAATATTCGATTTTGTAGATGAATGGCTTGCAATTGGCCCAGGGCTTACTTCATTGATCTAGTATAGTTGTAATTTCTTGTTTTCCCGGTTCCATAGGCCAGCTCATATATTTTGTATTTACTAGAGTTTACATAAATACCTCTTTTCAATTTGTTGATCCAACTAGAGGGAAGCTATGCCACTGATTCCTTCGATCACCAGGGCTTCCTGGCCATACGTCTACCCAGACGGCTTTTAGATCATCACGCTCAGGAAAATCATCCTTCAACACATCCATATCATCAACAAGAGAGTTAATGTTTTGAACAACTATGTCTCCGTCTGGAGAATCTCTTCTAACAAGCCAGCTCTGTCCGACCCATTCCAGAGGGATCCTCGTTTCACTATCGGCCATGATCAGCCCAAAATGGCAAGCGCCATCGATTTTTAGTTTGAGGGTGACCAGAGAACAGCCGCCAGCGTGCGCCCTCGTTGTAGCCATCGTCTCGAAGATGGATTGAGCAAGGACCGAATCCACGGCGTTATTAATGAGCGCTGCGCGGTAAATGCTAACGGGGATCTCCCAGCCACCCATGTCAATAAATGGTTCTCCGGGCCTTACATCAGGATAACTGATGACAGAGCACTCGAGGATTAGAGAGATGCGTTTCAATCGTGGAAGCCGGCCAAGACTTCGATAGATGTCaacttcgtcttcatcaccacgACTTCGGAATACACgtagctccagcttctctagGCGTGAACAGTTTTGTGAAAGTAGTCGTATCTTATCACAGGAGAGCACAAAAGAATCGGCATCAGTACCATCAGATCGCCGAGCTGGGACAAAACGAAGCTCCCGAAGAGAGCTGCCGTGATGATCAGTCACTGCTCGCCAGGCACCATCTCCAATCTTTTTCCCCAATTCCAGGCACTGCTGCGGTTTGATAGCTCGCAATAACCGACTTACGAACCCGTCAGCAGCAATTGCTTGTTCCCCATTCTTTGCGTCAGGGTTCAAAGCgagagaggaaagggaagaaagtcCACCACCCTCTCCAATAGTAGCTAGGACTTGTACTGCATCAATCGCAGTATCTCCCAGGTGCAGTTTTGTTAGCTTGCTGAAGTCGGTATAGCCACACCACTGATGAATGCGTAGCTTTGAAGTTACTTCAAAGTAAAGGGTGTGTAAACTTCCCCGACCATGTACCATATCGCTTGCTTGGCCGTCATTGATGTAGAATCCCTTCCATTCTGGCTTACCGGAATGCCGGTGTAACTTGTAGGCTTGGGACAACTGAATAGTGCCACCTTGCCCTCTACTAGCCATGTACACATATGATAGCCTTGGCGCTAAACCTCTTGCCATCTGTATTACGGCTTCTTCATTGTAGCCGATATGTCCCTTATCAGTATAAGAGCAATATTTTAGATAAAGTCCATAGATATTCGGCGACGTAGCGAGCGCATACTCCTCTGGCGAAATATCGTGATATTTGTCTCTTGGCTGGTAGAGACTATCGAGGCTAAATCTATAAACATGTAGTCTGGCATCTGGGCAATGATCGCGCAGCGCTGAGAGCACGCACATCGGTACCTGGGCACTGCATTCATATATAAGATCAGATAAACAACTCAACCGACTGATGAATCTTGCTGCTCGGGCCCAATTTTCCTTATATCTAGCCTTGAACTGTAGTGCCTCCTCTGGCAATGGTGGCGTGTAGGGAATGGAGCTTCCTCCTTTGGGTGAGGGACGAAAAGGACGAGGTCTCACAAAGAAGTTTTCTGCGTCATCTTCAAAGTCTTGGGAACCGCCAATCCTAAGACTGCGAACAAAACCAAGGCGGGTATCCATATCTGGTACCTTGTCCATAAACGTGAAATCTTCGTCTGATATCTCTCCGCCGATCTGGAGATGGATATTCCGGAGACGGAACTTGATGGCCGCATTGGCACATTGCCGATTCGCCAGCGAGAAGGAGGGCAGGCTGCCGCCGTTGGACGGACTGAGCCAGAAACAGATGCCCTctaaaagatgaagaggtaGTCTTTCCAGTGGTACTGGTACTAAGAAGGTCTCGGATTGTGACGAActgtacactagatagttagtatagggtagattcccaagagataaacctagtagatGATTTTGGGTTTATATTAGCGGAGCGGTTAGGAAACCTGataagtaatataggtaatagtaaataatattactagatggTAAAAGTGcaaagtatattataatcttaattttatgttaataactagctatttaaaaattatttttaagtaagtataaaaagtatatatatatcttattatttactagtatttactttttttaaagtaaatattatttatattaggaatttatttactagtatttactttcttaaagtaaatataatcctaattagctatattagctaaaggtttctttattatatataccctataggtttatttattataactataagttattaagttataatataatactccttTTCTATTAATTTTATCCCTAAGGCCTAGCttactatttataagtaagtttaagcccttagttatattaagtaagtaacttccttttattattattattatacttaattatattaaaaagttaaaggtgctattaaagttatattctACTgcctattattattcttaattaaactttatttatttatttagttttaaggTAGTGCCTTATATATAGtgcttaaataagaaaatttattatataatagttaaaggtattaataattgcgcttattattatagcttaagttattcttataatagtttataagttttaatattaagttataagtatttttatttttatttttatttttattattaattttttagttaattatattactaaggagctaaagtatttaaagtattaaaagaagcttataaaaaaggcTTtagttaaatagtaaaagaagcttaataaagtgttaggttatttaatatagttatataagttttattatattttttataattatagtataaAGATAGTAAGGCATGGGTTAAATATTAAGGAGATAAAAGAggctaattattataagaaagaagagtaTTATACTAAACTTATAAGAGTTTAGAATAAGGAGGTGTAGGTTTTTTATAAGGTTTAGTTTATAAGTAGGGTTAGGGTActtaacctttttttctttaagttaaacttattattatttttattcctagGGATTAGTAATATTCCTATAGGATTATTTAGGTGTTTCTCTTAAGTTCTTATTCTAggacttataagtttttattattattataacccTTTTATTTAGTAAggtactttttttctcttattattttatttatttatatataagttagttttttaattttatattctttttttaatatcttaaataataattttatttataattagcttacttatttttttatttactaatgcttttttaagtagtaatatataaaagatagctGTTTTAAGCTATATGttattaagtaagtttaatttatagttaattttgctaattttctttaagattttaaaagatttaagttttttaaagtttaatttattatttagtttatttattttaatatttagtaattttttattatataagtattatagtaagtaaattatatctcCCTTCTAAAGGGTTAAtcccttaattcttatatagtttatatattcttttaagtgttatttaaaaaatttaagttaaactttaagttctttttataattaaattatatcttttataagaatatatgtattatttatatttagtttattataagataATTTATAGGCTTTTAGtataaacctatagttaatataaaatagtattactCTTAtggtttttattataaagctattatattatatttatataattagtagtattttaacttagttattttactaaagattaatataatattataaatatgctttaataacttaatttatttattttatttatttatttatttataagtaaaatactatacttaacttatagtaggttttaagtttagctattagtttttactagaatttaaatataaaggtactttttttatttaatataatttcttttagtattttatattttataaatatatattttatataaagataCGctaggttttttattatatatacttttttatatagtaagAAATATGCCTActttaagagtttatttataataataaaaatgctattaaagtgtttttttattaatagatcttttaacttaagtaagttagtaatataattaaatataatagtatattaattcctttctagaactaggattagttataatatcctatataactaatattttttattttttattttcttatatatattatatttcttaataacttttaaaattttattctttattCTTAGAAACTTATagtagtatattatataattttatattattttaatatcttaatatgctattataattatattataatataagtcttagattatttttagttataattttaatagtacttagattttccttttttattttagtaagcCTTCTTTAATAGTTGCTTTTtttaagagtttatttagttttatatttaatatatatttttttattttattaaggataaggttatattcttttataataaatagagtgttaatttatatttatttatagttgCTATtgctatttttctttagtacttaagctttaatttttagaatttctttaaaatatttttcttttttgcttaatatatttacttatttattagtaatactattaatatggataagtttatagttaaagtTTAAGAGTGTCTtaaggtattatatttattatataaagagtttttatattttagtgaagtatataatattatagtaatttatatatattttaactttatatttactttttaaataatagtatttttattttttaaatgctttaagaattactataaattttttattataaataaaataccttaattctagtttatatagtttttataagaagaatactactagatagtttttcttatttttatttttttatattagtatttctttaatagtaaagtttaataagttaattttaatttttaatagtttattagagttatatataataaatataagtttactaaAGAGTgtatttttaagttatttaaatactgCTTTTATTTCtggtttatatataagtttcctgtttttttattttttcttgccttttttattttctttaagttaagtaatattaataagtaatttagtaattttattatagtttttaataaacttttagTAGTAgtttattaagcttaaaaagctttatattcctttttaagtttctagtagtttttattcttagattgctttaagcttattaggatTTATTTAGACTTGTCTTAGTAAGATTAAGTgtcctaggaatttaactttttaaatataaaagttatattttttaagctttactAGTAGATTAGCgtcttatagtatttatagtACCCTATggatatattttttatattttttaagggtttttaagaaaataagaatattattaaggtatataattataaagttattaatatatatttataatatatagttGATTATTTGTTAAAAAGTTACTAGTATATTAGTTagcttaaatagtattactaagtatttaaataatttatagtatgttttaaatactattttttatttattttttttatagatataaattaggttatatactcccttaagatttaaaatagtaaactaatttacaTTAGTTAAGCGGTCTTggatttttataataagtagtaatagggttta is drawn from Trichoderma atroviride chromosome 7, complete sequence and contains these coding sequences:
- a CDS encoding uncharacterized protein (EggNog:ENOG41), with protein sequence MVHGRGSLHTLYFEVTSKLRIHQWCGYTDFSKLTKLHLGDTAIDAVQVLATIGEGGGLSSLSSLALNPDAKNGEQAIAADGFVSRLLRAIKPQQCLELGKKIGDGAWRAVTDHHGSSLRELRFVPARRSDGTDADSFVLSCDKIRLLSQNCSRLEKLELRVFRSRGDEDEVDIYRSLGRLPRLKRISLILECSVISYPDVRPGEPFIDMGGWEIPVSIYRAALINNAVDSVLAQSIFETMATTRAHAGGCSLVTLKLKIDGACHFGLIMADSETRIPLEWVGQSWLVRRDSPDGDIVVQNINSLVDDMDVLKDDFPERDDLKAVWVDVWPGSPGDRRNQWHSFPLVGSTN